CCACAGGCTCTGCTCCGAGATCGTTAGCGGAATTCTCCGGGTGTTGAAGGAGACGCCCCAGAGCAGGAGGGCGGCGTTGAGCCACGCGCCGGCGCGGCACACGTCCCGGAGCGCGGCGTCCAGCCGGAACAGGACGACCCACCCGATGGAGAGCACCCAGACGGCGGCGAGGGAGTTCTCGTAGGTCCCGAACACGGGCGCGTGTCCGACTCCGGCCCACCGCACCGAGACCGTGGCGGTGGCGAGAAGGGCCGCGGCGACAAATAGCATTCCCCGCGCGAGGGCCCTCCCGCGCGCGGGCCACAGCCCCGCCGCGACGTGCGCCGCAAGCGTCAGTCCCCACAGCAACGCTTCCGGGCCGGTCATGCGCTGAGCGCTCCGCGCGCCAGCTTCAGCGCCCGGCGGACGACACGGGAGCCGAAGGTTTTTGGAAAGAGCGGGCTGTGCGCGCCCACGATGAGAACCGCTCCGCCGCCGGGCAGGGAGGACGCCAGCTCCGTCCGCGCCGCGACGCTGCGCTGGTGCCGCACGAGGCGTACGGCGAGGCCCGCGAGCGCCACCGCGTAGCCGGAAAAAACCAGGATGTAGCCGCGGGTGCGCTGAATGCGGAAGTGGCCGTAGTAGCGGATGTCGGGAAAGCGAAGGGAGTATTGATCGAACCGGACGGTCTCTCCGGGCCGCACGAGGCCCCGGAACGCCTCCCGCGGCGGCGGCGGGGAGTTTCTCTGGATTTGAACCTTGTAGAGAGGATTTTTCAGATTGTGGGTCAGCGTGAACACGTCTTCCCCCTTCACGGCGTGGTCCGGAAACACCTGGACGGCGCACTCGTAGGGAAGCTCGCCGAGGGGGAACGCGTCCCACAGGCCGGCGGGAACGATGGAGAGGTTCATGTAGGAGCGATAAATTTCCCGCCCCGCCTCGTCCGTCACGACGCATTCCGGCGCGTAGCCGAAGCCGCGAAGCGCCACGATGGCCCCCTCGTGGAAGAGCGGCGTGTTTATCCACATGCGCTTTTCACTGGCGAGCGTCTCAGCGGGATAAGCCACGCGCGCGTACAGGTCGGTGAAGAGAAAATTATCCTTCCAGAACCGGGGAATAACCTTTTCGAGCTTGAACGAGACGCGCGGGTACGACTCGGCGGGAGAATCTTTCGGAAACAGGTACTCTTCCGGAGCGCCGCGGAAGGCCTGCCCCTCCGTGAGAACCACCTCCCCGTGGAAGGGGCTGGCGAGCTCGACGAGATAGGCCAGCACGATGAGCAGGAAGACGGTGTGGAAAACGAGCGTGCCCCACAGGCTGCGCTCCCCGACGGCCGCGTGGAAGCCGTCTTCCGTGCTTCGGACGCGGTAGCCCCGCCGCCGCAGGCTGGCCCGGAGCGCGGTCTTCACGCGCTCGGCGCGCTCCGGGGGCATCCGCAGCGCAAGCACCGTCGGTAGCGCGGGGACTCCGGCCACCCGGACGTGCCGGCCGTGCCATAGATGGAAGGCGGTGCGCCCGACGTAGAAGACGCTGTTGAGCGCCAGCGCGAAAAAGAGCGCAAGGAAAGGCCACTCCGAAGCGATGCCGCGCAGCGTGGCGAAGGGCACGCCGTAGATTTGATAGGGAATCATGAAAACGGCGATGGCCGCAAGGAGCACCGTCATCAGATAAACCGAGAGGCGGGGGGAGGCGAGAAACTTTATCACGTGGTGTCCACCGAAGAATGAGGCGATACAACCTCGAGTTCGGAAATCACCCACCGCCCTTCTTGGAGCACGAGGCGGTAGAGCACTTCCTGGGAAAAAATTTCTTCCTCCTCGGCGGGAAGACGGGTTTCGGAAGAAATCTTCGTGCACGTCCAGCGCTCTTTCGTCCGGACCGAGACCTCGGAGTCCTCGACGCGCGTTTCCACGACGGTGAGCTCGTGGAGGTCGCAGCTGAGAAGCCTTTCCTGCTTGAGCAGGTAGAGGATGTATTCGGTGACGCGCGAGTGCTCCTCGGGGGTCGTGTAGCGGGCCACCAGGTCTGGGTCGGGGCGGAGGTAGGCGTCGCGGAGGGCGTCGTTGTAGCGGCGCACTACCTCCACCGCCGCCTTTTTCGGGCCCTGGGCGCAGGCCCAGCATGCCGCTGCGGCGAGAACCAGGCTACAGAAGCTGCGTGTGCGTCGCGGGAACAAACCCTATGCCCCAGAAGTAGATGATGTTTGTAATGAGGGCCAGGAGCGCGTACCAGGCCGCCGTCCGGCCCCGCATGCCGAACATCAGGCGGAAGTGAAGAAAGAGGCCGTAGACGAGCCAGGAAATGAGCGACCACGTCTCGATCGGATCCCACGACCAGTAACTGCCCCACAGCCCGTGCGCCCAGATGGCCCCAGTCGCGATCATCAGGCCCTGGCCGATGAATCCGAAGAGGATGAAGCGGAACGTGAGGTCTTCCATGCGCGCCGGGGCGGGCAGGCGCTGAAGGAAGCCTCCTGCGCGGGGGGCGCGGTGGGATTTGATTAGATAGAAAAGGCCCAGGCCCGCCGCCGCCACGAAGCTGCCCCACGAAAGCCACGCGAACCCCACGTGCACCCAGAGCCAGTTGCTCTGGAAGGGAGGCGCGAGCGGGCGTATCTCGTTCTCCGCCATCACGCCGCAGCCCAGCATGATGAGCGCCACGGCCGCCGCCACCAGTCCGAGCGGGCGCAGGCTCTCGCGCCTCCAGGCGGCGACGAGGTAGACGACGCCCGCGAACCAGGCGCCGGCCGCCGCGTGCTCGATCGGCTCCGCCACTGGAGGGTGGCCCGACGCGGCCCAGCGCACCGCGACGGCGAGCGTGTGGAGGGCGAAGGCCCACGGAAACACCAGCCACGCCCACCTGAGGCGGCGCTCCGAGTGGAACACCCAGCCGCTCAGGAACAGGGCGGCGGCCACGGCGTAGCCCGCAATTGCGCCCCAGAGAATCGACCCTTCCGCGATGATCATGGGGAAGGCGAATCCTCGCTCGGTCGCGGCGCTTCGAGAAGGCGCTCCGCCTCCTCCTCGAATTCCTCCTTGAAGAGGGCGGGGCAGTGGGGCGAGTGGCCGCGGACGAGAAGCTCGCCGCCGCGCCGCTCGATCCAGAGGCGGCGCTCGTAGTCCCAGAAGCGCACGCCGAGAGCCGCGGTTCCGCCGAAGAAGGAGACGAACAGAAGGAAAAGGCCGAACTCCCGCACCACGCGCAGGCTGACCCAGCGGCGCACGTCGGTGAAGAGCACGCGGTATTCCCCCGCCGCGTCATGCCCCGGCTGGAGAGAGGGAAAGGCGACGCTCCGGCCCTGGTGCAGGAACCCCTCGTACAGGAGCTCCCCGCGGCGGAGGATGCGGGCGTGGAAGGCGGGATTGGAAAGGGCGGAGGTCAGGCTTACGGCGCGCCCCTCTTCGTCCACCGAAAAATCCGGATAGAAGGTCAGCTCGAGGCGCAGCCCCAGCTCGGGCGCCTCGAAGGAGTCCTCGCGGTAGCCCATCACGCTCAGGTTCACGTACTGGTCGAAGCGGAGATTCTCGTTTTCGTCCCAGAGCTGAAAGCGCGGCGAGAACCCCTGGCGGTGGAGGATGAAATGGGTTCCCTCAAGCGCCCAGGGCTCGTTGACCCTCATGGTGACCCACTTGGCGTCTCGAGTCGGGGCGTCGTAACGAAAATCCGCCCGGTATTCGACGGGATGAATCTCCTCCTCGTACACGGCCTCGAAGCGCTCAAGGGTGAGCAAGCCTGGAGGCAAAAAAAAACTCTGGGTCTCCTCACGACCTTTTGAAGCGACTCTGGGACGAGCGGCACCGTCTGCCCCTCGGCCACGACCAGCGAGGCCGAAAGCCCGAACAAGGCCTGAAGTATGGCGCCCACGATAATCATGAGGAGGTTGGCGTGGAAGACGGTGGACCCCCAGAAGCCCCAACGCCCGCGCTTCGCGATCCACCGCCCCGGAGCCGGGGAGGCGACGCGCCACCCCCGCCCCGCAAGCCGCTGCAGGAGGAAGTCTTCCATATCTATTGGAACCGCTTTCGAGAACGCCTCTTCCGGCGGCCGGTCGGGGGCCCGGTTCCGGCGGGGGATGCGCTGGATGCTGCAGAGCGCGGTGTTGACGAGCAGGTAGAGGCAGAGGCCGATGAACGGCCAGCTTTCCACCACGCGTTGCGTGTTGAGCGCTTCCCCTGTCCGAAGCCAGACGGGGTGCAGCTGTGCTTCCTCCTGCTCGCTCAGGTAGAGAGGGTTCGGGAGCGCCGTGCTAAGAATCAGGAGGCCCGTAATGAGGGAGAAGCTTACGATGGCGAGCGTCCGCGACGTAAGCAGCTTCCACACGGCGCGAGGTCCGGCATGCAGGCGCATTTTTTTGCTCAAGTCCACAGTTTACCGTACTTTCTAGTGTAGTGCGCCCGACGCTTCTTTACAATGGCGGGGGCCATGAAAGGCCTTCAAATTCGCGTCCATGAGCGACGCACCGCTGCGCCCCGACTTTGTCGGGGCGAGCTTCGTGACGGCTTGATTTAGGAAAAAAGAGGGGATGTCGGGTCTTCTAAAGGCGGGGTGAAGGTCGTGGCTTTCGGGATTATGGCTCCGGGCAGACGGAGACATTCACCCCGAACTCGAAGAGGGTCGACGGGCCTGGATTCGGTATGGATACTATATGAACTCTTGCATTCGTGTCCGTGCAATCGAGAGTTATGATGGGTGAAATCTGTTGAACCGCGACGTCGACAAGGAATACACCCCCGGGGAGTGCGCTGGCGATTACAGCCACAATTTCAGCATCATAGCCATCCGGGCAATCTTGGTTCGGACAAGTCTCATCGAAGGGGATAGAGCAACAGCTGCGACAATATCCCGGCGTAATGGTAGCAAGGAGGGTATGCGAGCAGAAGTCGATCGTCGGCGCCGACCCTTCCAGAAAGTATTCGACCCACGCGGAATCCAGGTCCGCTTGGTTGTCAATGGCCCAGCCGAGTCCGGGCTCTGATTGGGAAGCGCGGAGGCCGCATCCTTCGTAAACCGTCTCTAAGGGGATGTCGGGGCCGCCGGGACAAACCCCGCAAGGGGGGGGAGTGACGGGTGTGTCACCGCAAGGGAGAGGAGTATCGGGCGATGAAGGTGAGGAAGGCGAGGACGGTGAGGAACCCGCGCAGCCGACGGCAACCACCGCGAGGCAGCAAAGCAAGGCGAGAAGTAATCTCTTCATTGACTTGGCCTCCGAGCAATTTAAGTATACGCCGTTTGGAGCGAAAAATCAAGTTAATCTTTCGTCTCCCCGGCCATTTTCAGCGGATACGCCCGGTCTCGCAGCGCGCCCGCCGCGCGGGGCTACGCCCGCCTCGGCTCAATGACGGCCTGAGGCTTTTAGCCGGCTTCGAGGTCGGCGATCCGGCGGGCGAGCGAGCGCTGCCGGCACTCCAGCCGGATGAGGTAGAGCGCGAGGAGGCCCCACGCCACGCCGTAGGCAAAAAAGAGATAGTTCATATTTCTTTTTCTTTTTTTCTTTCTTTAGGCTGTTCCGCCGTCCTATTTTTGCTCCGCCAGGGCGGAGAGCGCCCCGGCGCGGCGCTCGAGGCACTCGGCCCGCGCGCGCAATAACCACAGGAACACGAAAAACACCAGAAACACCACCGAGCCTAGCAGCAGCGTCTGCACCATCTCCGGCGCCAGTCCCCCTCCGCCGCTCGATCGCAACACTTTCGGGTGCTGGGTCTCGATGAAGTTCACGCACATGTACACCACCGGCACATCAAGGAAGCCCACGATGGCGTAGACCGCCGCCAGGGCCGCCTGCCGCTCCTGCCCCGCGAACGCGCTCCGGAGCATCAGGTAGCCCACGTAGATGAACCACAGGATGAGCGTCGTCGTAAGCCGCACGTCCCACGTCCACCACACGCCCCACGCCGCGCGTCCCCACGCCGAGCCCGTCAGGAGCACCACCGTCGTGAACGCCACGCCCACCTCGGCGGCCGAGACGGCGAGGGCGTCGAAGACCGGTCTGCGCTTCACGAGGTAGAGCACGCTCGCGCAGGCCGCGAGAAAGAAGCCCAGGAAGGCGCACCAGGCGGAGGGAAGGTGTATGTAGAAAATCTTCTGGATGACGCCCATCTTGAGCTCGAGGGGCGTGAGCGCGATGACCCAGCCGAGGAACACGAAGCCGACCGCCGACACGATTCCCGCGGCGCGCAGCGCGCGGCTCGTCCACGGGGCGAAAAGGAAGCAGGCGTCTTTGTTCATACCAAGGAGCTGCCGGTTTTTTTCGATTGCAAGGGGTGGAATCGAAATTCGTTGAAAAAATTTGCGTGCGTTAAGACGACAATATAGCATGGATAGCCCTGATCTTAAAGTCAATCTTTCGAGCAATGAACCGTTTCCGCAACGCAGGAGGTGCGACATGAACAGCATGGAACTTAAGGTCAACCCTTCGAGCATGGGCCATTTCCGGAGCCTCGGAGACGTGGCGGGAGTCTCTGTCCTTCTCATCGCAGGCGTCATTGCGGCGGGGGCGCCGCATGCCGAAGAGGCGGCGGCACCTCCCCTGAGCGAGGAGACCGAGGCCTGCATTGTGTGCCATGAGGCGGTGTCGCCGGGCATCGTGGAGGACTGGCGCCGGAGCCACCACG
The DNA window shown above is from Acidobacteriota bacterium and carries:
- a CDS encoding CcmD family protein gives rise to the protein MNYLFFAYGVAWGLLALYLIRLECRQRSLARRIADLEAG
- a CDS encoding cytochrome c biogenesis protein ResB — translated: MWKLLTSRTLAIVSFSLITGLLILSTALPNPLYLSEQEEAQLHPVWLRTGEALNTQRVVESWPFIGLCLYLLVNTALCSIQRIPRRNRAPDRPPEEAFSKAVPIDMEDFLLQRLAGRGWRVASPAPGRWIAKRGRWGFWGSTVFHANLLMIIVGAILQALFGLSASLVVAEGQTVPLVPESLQKVVRRPRVFFCLQACSPLSASRPCTRRRFIPSNTGRIFVTTPRLETPSGSP
- the ccsA gene encoding cytochrome c biogenesis protein CcsA produces the protein MNKDACFLFAPWTSRALRAAGIVSAVGFVFLGWVIALTPLELKMGVIQKIFYIHLPSAWCAFLGFFLAACASVLYLVKRRPVFDALAVSAAEVGVAFTTVVLLTGSAWGRAAWGVWWTWDVRLTTTLILWFIYVGYLMLRSAFAGQERQAALAAVYAIVGFLDVPVVYMCVNFIETQHPKVLRSSGGGGLAPEMVQTLLLGSVVFLVFFVFLWLLRARAECLERRAGALSALAEQK
- the ccsA gene encoding cytochrome c biogenesis protein CcsA, coding for MIIAEGSILWGAIAGYAVAAALFLSGWVFHSERRLRWAWLVFPWAFALHTLAVAVRWAASGHPPVAEPIEHAAAGAWFAGVVYLVAAWRRESLRPLGLVAAAVALIMLGCGVMAENEIRPLAPPFQSNWLWVHVGFAWLSWGSFVAAAGLGLFYLIKSHRAPRAGGFLQRLPAPARMEDLTFRFILFGFIGQGLMIATGAIWAHGLWGSYWSWDPIETWSLISWLVYGLFLHFRLMFGMRGRTAAWYALLALITNIIYFWGIGFVPATHTQLL
- a CDS encoding cytochrome c biogenesis protein ResB; this translates as MLTLERFEAVYEEEIHPVEYRADFRYDAPTRDAKWVTMRVNEPWALEGTHFILHRQGFSPRFQLWDENENLRFDQYVNLSVMGYREDSFEAPELGLRLELTFYPDFSVDEEGRAVSLTSALSNPAFHARILRRGELLYEGFLHQGRSVAFPSLQPGHDAAGEYRVLFTDVRRWVSLRVVREFGLFLLFVSFFGGTAALGVRFWDYERRLWIERRGGELLVRGHSPHCPALFKEEFEEEAERLLEAPRPSEDSPSP
- a CDS encoding cytochrome c biogenesis protein ResB; translation: MIKFLASPRLSVYLMTVLLAAIAVFMIPYQIYGVPFATLRGIASEWPFLALFFALALNSVFYVGRTAFHLWHGRHVRVAGVPALPTVLALRMPPERAERVKTALRASLRRRGYRVRSTEDGFHAAVGERSLWGTLVFHTVFLLIVLAYLVELASPFHGEVVLTEGQAFRGAPEEYLFPKDSPAESYPRVSFKLEKVIPRFWKDNFLFTDLYARVAYPAETLASEKRMWINTPLFHEGAIVALRGFGYAPECVVTDEAGREIYRSYMNLSIVPAGLWDAFPLGELPYECAVQVFPDHAVKGEDVFTLTHNLKNPLYKVQIQRNSPPPPREAFRGLVRPGETVRFDQYSLRFPDIRYYGHFRIQRTRGYILVFSGYAVALAGLAVRLVRHQRSVAARTELASSLPGGGAVLIVGAHSPLFPKTFGSRVVRRALKLARGALSA